One stretch of Streptomyces peucetius DNA includes these proteins:
- a CDS encoding MarR family winged helix-turn-helix transcriptional regulator has protein sequence MPKPLSLPFDPIARADELWQQRWGPVPSMAAITSIMRAHQILLAEVDAVVKPYGLTFARYEALVLLTFSKAGELPMSKIGERLMVHPTSVTNTVDRLVRSGLVDKRPNPNDGRGTLASITDKGREVVEAATRELMAMDFGLGTYDAEECAEIFAMLRPLRVAAHDFEDKG, from the coding sequence GTGCCGAAGCCGCTCAGTCTTCCCTTCGATCCGATCGCCCGCGCCGACGAGCTGTGGCAGCAGCGCTGGGGCCCCGTGCCGTCGATGGCGGCGATCACCTCCATCATGCGCGCCCACCAGATCCTGCTCGCCGAGGTCGACGCCGTGGTCAAGCCGTACGGACTGACCTTCGCCCGCTACGAGGCGCTGGTGCTGCTCACCTTCTCCAAGGCGGGTGAGCTGCCGATGTCCAAGATCGGCGAGCGGCTGATGGTGCACCCCACCTCGGTGACGAACACGGTCGACCGGCTCGTGAGGTCCGGCCTGGTCGACAAGCGGCCCAACCCGAACGACGGCCGCGGCACGCTCGCCTCGATCACGGACAAGGGCCGGGAGGTCGTGGAGGCCGCCACCCGCGAGCTGATGGCGATGGACTTCGGCCTCGGCACGTACGACGCGGAGGAGTGCGCGGAGATCTTCGCGATGCTGCGCCCGCTGCGGGTCGCGGCCCACGACTTCGAGGACAAGGGCTGA
- a CDS encoding DUF3817 domain-containing protein, whose translation MKQTVLTRYRVMAYITAVWLLVFTGAIVMKYGFDTGDTMLISQIHGVLFIVYVIFAFDLGSKAKWPFGKLLWVLAAGCIPFASFFVEPKVTREARALIAGEPAAATADA comes from the coding sequence ATGAAACAAACCGTGCTGACCCGCTACCGGGTGATGGCGTACATCACTGCCGTGTGGCTCCTCGTGTTCACGGGCGCCATCGTCATGAAGTACGGGTTCGACACCGGCGACACCATGCTGATCTCGCAGATCCACGGTGTGCTCTTCATCGTCTACGTGATCTTCGCCTTCGATCTCGGTTCCAAGGCGAAGTGGCCGTTCGGAAAGCTGCTGTGGGTGCTGGCCGCGGGCTGCATCCCCTTCGCGTCCTTCTTCGTCGAGCCGAAGGTGACGCGCGAGGCACGCGCCCTGATCGCCGGCGAGCCTGCCGCCGCGACGGCGGACGCGTAG
- a CDS encoding methylmalonyl-CoA mutase, which yields MDAEAIEEGRRRWQARYDKARKRDADFTTLSGDEVEPVYGPRPGDTYEGFERIGWPGEYPFTRGLHPTGYRGRTWTIRQFAGFGNAEQTNERYKMILAAGGGGLSVAFDMPTLMGRDSDDPRSLGEVGHCGVAIDSAADMEVLFKDIPLGDVTTSMTISGPAVPVFCMYLVAAERQGVDPGVLNGTLQTDIFKEYIAQKEWLFQPEPHLRLIGDLMEHCAQGIPAYKPLSVSGYHIREAGATAAQELAYTLADGFGYVELGLSRGLDVDTFAPGLSFFFDAHLDFFEEIAKFRAARRIWARWMKEVYGAKTDKAQWLRFHTQTAGVSLTAQQPYNNVVRTAVEALSAVLGGTNSLHTNALDETLALPSEQAAEIALRTQQVLMEETGVAGVADPLGGSWYVEQLTDRIEADAEKIFDQIGERGRRAHPDGQHPIGPITSGILRGIEDGWFTGEIAESAFRYQQALEKGDKKVVGVNTATGSVTGDLEILRVSHEVEREQVRVLADRKGRRDDALVRSSLDAMLAAARDGSNMIGPMLDAVRAEATLGEICDALRDEWGVYTEPPGF from the coding sequence ATGGACGCTGAAGCGATCGAGGAAGGCCGCCGACGCTGGCAGGCCCGTTACGACAAGGCCCGCAAGCGGGACGCAGACTTCACCACGCTCTCCGGGGACGAGGTCGAGCCGGTCTACGGCCCCCGCCCCGGGGACACGTACGAGGGCTTCGAGCGCATCGGCTGGCCCGGTGAGTACCCCTTCACCCGCGGACTGCACCCCACCGGCTACCGCGGCCGCACCTGGACCATCCGCCAGTTCGCCGGCTTCGGCAACGCCGAGCAGACCAACGAGCGCTACAAGATGATCCTCGCCGCCGGCGGCGGCGGGCTCTCCGTCGCCTTCGACATGCCCACCCTCATGGGCCGCGACTCCGACGACCCCCGTTCCCTCGGCGAGGTCGGCCACTGCGGTGTCGCCATCGACTCGGCCGCCGACATGGAGGTCCTCTTCAAGGACATCCCGCTCGGCGACGTGACGACGTCGATGACGATCTCCGGCCCGGCGGTCCCGGTCTTCTGCATGTACCTGGTCGCCGCCGAGCGCCAGGGCGTCGACCCCGGCGTGCTCAACGGCACCCTGCAGACCGACATCTTCAAGGAGTACATCGCGCAGAAGGAGTGGCTCTTCCAGCCCGAGCCGCATCTGCGTCTCATCGGCGACCTGATGGAGCACTGCGCGCAGGGCATCCCCGCGTACAAGCCCCTGTCGGTCTCCGGCTACCACATCCGCGAGGCCGGGGCGACGGCCGCGCAGGAGCTCGCGTACACCCTCGCCGACGGCTTCGGCTACGTCGAGCTGGGCCTGTCCCGCGGTCTGGACGTCGACACGTTCGCGCCCGGCCTGTCGTTCTTCTTCGACGCCCACCTCGACTTCTTCGAGGAGATCGCCAAGTTCCGTGCCGCACGACGGATCTGGGCGCGCTGGATGAAGGAGGTGTATGGCGCGAAGACCGACAAGGCGCAGTGGCTGCGCTTCCACACCCAGACCGCCGGTGTCTCCCTCACCGCCCAGCAGCCGTACAACAACGTCGTGCGCACGGCCGTCGAGGCCCTGTCCGCGGTCCTCGGCGGCACCAACTCCCTGCACACCAATGCCCTCGACGAGACCCTCGCCCTCCCCAGCGAGCAGGCCGCCGAGATCGCGCTGCGCACCCAGCAGGTGCTGATGGAGGAGACCGGCGTCGCAGGCGTCGCCGACCCGCTGGGCGGTTCCTGGTACGTCGAGCAGCTCACCGACCGCATCGAGGCCGACGCCGAGAAGATCTTCGACCAGATCGGGGAGCGCGGCCGCCGGGCGCACCCCGACGGGCAGCACCCGATCGGTCCCATTACCTCCGGCATCCTGCGCGGCATCGAGGACGGCTGGTTCACCGGCGAGATCGCCGAGTCCGCCTTCCGCTACCAGCAGGCGCTGGAGAAGGGGGACAAGAAGGTCGTCGGCGTCAACACCGCCACCGGCTCCGTCACCGGCGACCTGGAGATCCTGCGGGTCAGCCACGAGGTCGAGCGGGAGCAGGTGCGGGTGCTGGCCGACCGCAAGGGCCGCCGCGACGACGCGCTCGTACGGTCCTCGCTCGACGCCATGCTGGCCGCCGCCCGTGACGGCTCCAACATGATCGGCCCGATGCTCGACGCCGTGCGGGCGGAGGCCACGCTCGGCGAGATCTGTGACGCGCTGCGCGACGAGTGGGGCGTCTACACGGAGCCGCCCGGCTTCTGA
- a CDS encoding TetR/AcrR family transcriptional regulator, translated as MSSSTSPEPPRTGRTGRPRSAEADAAILEATRASLVELGWSKLTMGDVAARAGVAKTTLYRRWANKNELVVDAVAVLFDELELPDRGSLAADVEGVVLQFADLLGRPETKTALMGVVAESTRDEALRGRIRSAIVERQKRLVLEGRERAQARGELQYEGDPRAAARNTDLIFDVVAGAVVHRTLVSAEPVDEEWARRFTVLLVSGLGSLNT; from the coding sequence ATGTCCAGCAGCACCTCCCCCGAACCCCCGCGTACGGGTCGTACCGGGCGTCCCCGCAGCGCCGAGGCCGACGCCGCGATCCTGGAGGCGACCCGCGCCTCCCTCGTGGAACTGGGCTGGTCGAAGCTGACCATGGGGGACGTGGCGGCACGGGCGGGGGTGGCCAAGACCACTCTGTACCGCCGTTGGGCGAACAAGAACGAACTGGTCGTCGACGCGGTCGCCGTCCTCTTCGACGAGCTCGAGCTCCCGGACCGCGGCAGCCTCGCCGCGGATGTCGAGGGCGTCGTCCTGCAGTTCGCCGATCTGCTCGGCCGGCCCGAGACCAAGACGGCGCTGATGGGCGTCGTCGCCGAGTCGACGAGGGACGAGGCGCTGCGCGGCCGGATCCGTTCGGCGATCGTCGAACGGCAGAAGCGACTCGTCCTCGAGGGGCGGGAACGCGCTCAGGCCCGCGGCGAGCTGCAGTACGAGGGCGACCCCCGGGCGGCAGCCCGCAACACGGACCTGATCTTCGACGTGGTGGCGGGCGCGGTCGTCCACCGGACGCTGGTGAGCGCGGAACCGGTGGACGAGGAGTGGGCGCGCCGCTTCACCGTCCTGCTGGTGTCGGGGCTGGGCTCCCTGAACACCTAG
- a CDS encoding tetratricopeptide repeat protein: MQPRNMSMSGVVDLAAVKAANEAKAKAEQARAESARQGGGGAVSPAALVIDTDEANFERDVLQRSTEVPVVIDFWAEWCEPCKQLGPLLERLAAEYNGRFVLAKVDVDANQMLMQQFGIQGIPAVFAVVAGQALPLFQGAAPEAQIRQTLDQLVQVAEERFGLTGIAVDADASGEADQAPVPAGPYDALLEAAVQALDAGDFGGAIQAYRNVLSDDPGNTEAKLGLAQAELLGRVKDMDPGKVRQDAADNPADAAAQIAAADLDLVGGHVEDAFGRLVETVRRTAGDERDAARVRLLELFEVVGPDDPRVTAARQALARVLF; the protein is encoded by the coding sequence ATGCAGCCTAGGAACATGTCCATGAGCGGCGTCGTCGACCTCGCCGCGGTGAAGGCGGCCAACGAGGCCAAGGCCAAGGCGGAGCAGGCGAGGGCCGAATCCGCGCGTCAGGGTGGTGGCGGTGCCGTGTCCCCCGCCGCCCTGGTGATCGACACCGACGAGGCGAACTTCGAGCGCGACGTCCTCCAGCGCTCCACCGAGGTCCCGGTCGTCATCGACTTCTGGGCCGAGTGGTGCGAGCCGTGCAAGCAGCTCGGCCCGCTGCTGGAGCGCCTCGCCGCCGAGTACAACGGCCGTTTCGTCCTCGCCAAGGTCGACGTCGACGCCAACCAGATGCTGATGCAGCAGTTCGGGATCCAGGGCATCCCCGCGGTCTTCGCGGTGGTGGCCGGCCAGGCGCTGCCCCTCTTCCAGGGCGCGGCCCCCGAGGCCCAGATCCGTCAGACGCTGGACCAGCTCGTGCAGGTGGCCGAGGAGCGCTTCGGCCTGACCGGCATCGCGGTCGACGCGGACGCGTCGGGCGAGGCCGACCAGGCCCCCGTGCCGGCCGGCCCGTACGACGCACTGCTCGAAGCGGCAGTGCAGGCCCTGGACGCGGGCGACTTCGGCGGCGCGATCCAGGCGTACCGGAACGTGCTCTCGGACGATCCGGGCAACACGGAGGCGAAGCTCGGCCTCGCGCAGGCCGAACTGCTGGGCCGGGTGAAGGACATGGACCCGGGCAAGGTCCGCCAGGACGCGGCCGACAACCCGGCCGACGCCGCCGCGCAGATCGCCGCGGCCGACCTGGACCTCGTCGGCGGTCACGTGGAGGACGCCTTCGGCCGGCTCGTCGAGACGGTGCGCCGTACGGCGGGCGACGAGCGCGACGCGGCGCGGGTGCGGCTGCTGGAGCTCTTCGAGGTGGTCGGTCCCGACGACCCGCGGGTGACGGCGGCGCGACAGGCGCTGGCGCGCGTGCTCTTCTGA
- a CDS encoding DUF6230 family protein, which yields MESMARGGTRWKRFALVMVPSVAATAAIGVGLAQGALAASFAVSGQEFKVKAGHLVGHGFAQYGGVDMGYTNVKEGEAKAPRPVAISTFRDAKIHNMCQSVVTDVPGLGKITLRLEAGKGGKPVVAENLYLDVTDLKADAKFEDIDIGVAAKDTDRRKGGKGPEVKDSSIMQNGFAQQARVATLDNVEQKAWATTAASFKLSGLSMKLKKGDGPGVECF from the coding sequence ATGGAGTCTATGGCTCGTGGTGGAACCAGATGGAAGCGGTTCGCCCTTGTCATGGTGCCGAGCGTGGCCGCGACGGCCGCGATAGGCGTCGGCCTGGCACAGGGGGCGCTCGCCGCGTCCTTCGCGGTGTCGGGCCAGGAGTTCAAGGTCAAGGCCGGCCACCTCGTGGGTCATGGATTCGCCCAGTACGGCGGCGTGGACATGGGGTACACGAACGTCAAGGAAGGCGAAGCGAAGGCCCCGCGGCCTGTCGCCATCTCGACGTTCCGGGACGCCAAGATCCACAACATGTGTCAGTCGGTGGTCACCGACGTCCCGGGCCTGGGCAAGATCACCCTGCGCCTGGAGGCCGGCAAGGGCGGTAAGCCGGTCGTCGCCGAAAACCTCTACCTCGACGTCACCGACCTGAAGGCCGACGCCAAGTTCGAGGACATCGACATCGGCGTCGCGGCCAAGGACACCGACCGTCGGAAGGGCGGCAAGGGCCCTGAGGTCAAGGACTCGTCCATCATGCAGAACGGCTTCGCCCAGCAGGCCAGGGTGGCCACGCTGGACAACGTCGAGCAGAAGGCCTGGGCGACCACGGCCGCATCCTTCAAGCTCAGCGGCCTGAGCATGAAGCTCAAGAAGGGCGACGGCCCCGGCGTCGAGTGCTTCTGA
- a CDS encoding DUF6114 domain-containing protein, producing MSAESAVSQGRDEHFARVLRRNFRNWRGQRPFWAGLFTLLGGIPIAYFPYASLQLGQMTLSMSTTGGAGSLIIGVLLVTLGLTMWFQAVARVFAGVATILLALVSIPVSNLGGFLMGFLLALVGGAMALSWVPVKGPAAVAEADDTTTAPVDTDPDTLPVPEQWDGYGTDTHETTIEGNGGRNSAG from the coding sequence ATGAGCGCCGAGTCTGCAGTGTCACAGGGCCGGGACGAGCACTTCGCCCGAGTCCTTCGGCGGAACTTCCGTAATTGGCGGGGGCAGCGGCCCTTCTGGGCAGGCCTGTTCACTCTGCTCGGCGGAATCCCCATCGCCTACTTCCCGTACGCGAGCCTCCAGCTCGGCCAGATGACGCTCTCCATGTCGACGACCGGCGGCGCGGGTTCGCTCATCATCGGCGTACTGCTCGTCACGCTCGGCCTCACGATGTGGTTCCAGGCGGTGGCCAGGGTCTTCGCGGGTGTTGCGACGATCCTGCTGGCGCTGGTCTCCATCCCGGTCTCCAACCTGGGTGGCTTCCTGATGGGCTTCCTGCTGGCTCTCGTCGGCGGCGCCATGGCGCTGTCCTGGGTGCCGGTCAAGGGCCCCGCCGCCGTGGCAGAGGCCGACGACACGACCACGGCCCCGGTCGACACCGACCCCGACACCCTGCCCGTACCTGAGCAGTGGGACGGCTACGGGACGGACACGCACGAGACAACCATCGAAGGCAACGGCGGGAGGAACAGTGCCGGGTGA
- a CDS encoding AAA family ATPase, producing the protein MLKPAEMFDRNHEWSALSRFITDEQPGATLGVVSGRRRQGKTFLLDAACRAGDGFYFGATEATDAESLRRIGASLTAHARPATPYHFANWSEAVDALLALGADRPVPVVLDEFPYLVRANPELPSIIQEALRPLRAERTNSRTRLLLCGSALSFMGRMLSGNAPLRGRAGLELIVRTLDHRLAADFWEISDPRLALQVNAIVGGTPAYRREFARGDSPSGPDDFDDWVVRTVLNPETPLFREARYLLAEEPDLRDTALYLSVLSAVADGNATRGGMAGYLERKATDIAHPITVLEDAGLLHRDADAFRENRPTYRIAEPLIAFYHAVMRPVWDQLERPGSAARVWQASRRRFVSNVLGPHFEQVCREWTLHHADPEWLGGLPARVGHGVVHDAATRKGHEVDVAVVGIPEGSGKPPLLAIGEAKWNDETGGARVQRLAHVRDLITRAGRYDTTRTRLLCFSGAGFNAKARAAADGSRDVGLVDLAMLYGKV; encoded by the coding sequence CTGCTCAAACCCGCAGAAATGTTCGACCGGAACCATGAGTGGTCCGCGCTGTCCCGGTTCATCACGGACGAACAGCCCGGCGCCACGCTCGGCGTCGTCTCCGGGCGGCGCCGCCAGGGCAAGACGTTCCTGCTGGACGCCGCATGCCGAGCGGGCGACGGTTTCTACTTCGGTGCGACCGAGGCCACCGACGCCGAGTCGCTGCGAAGGATCGGCGCGTCGCTCACGGCGCACGCGCGGCCGGCCACCCCCTACCACTTCGCCAACTGGTCGGAAGCCGTCGACGCGCTCCTCGCCCTGGGAGCGGACCGGCCGGTGCCGGTGGTCCTCGACGAATTCCCCTACCTGGTGAGGGCCAACCCGGAGCTGCCGTCGATCATCCAGGAGGCATTGCGCCCGCTGCGGGCGGAGCGCACCAACTCCCGTACGCGGCTGCTGCTGTGCGGTTCGGCGTTGTCGTTCATGGGCCGGATGCTGTCAGGAAACGCGCCGCTGCGTGGACGGGCAGGGCTCGAGCTGATCGTCCGTACGCTCGACCACCGTCTCGCGGCCGACTTCTGGGAAATCTCAGACCCGCGGCTCGCGCTCCAGGTCAACGCGATCGTCGGCGGCACGCCCGCCTACCGGCGTGAGTTCGCCCGCGGCGACAGTCCGTCCGGCCCGGACGACTTCGACGACTGGGTCGTCCGCACGGTCCTCAACCCGGAGACGCCGCTTTTCCGGGAGGCCCGCTACCTCCTCGCCGAGGAGCCCGACCTGCGCGACACCGCCCTGTACCTCTCCGTCCTCAGCGCCGTCGCCGACGGCAACGCGACGCGCGGCGGCATGGCCGGCTACCTGGAGCGCAAAGCCACCGACATCGCCCATCCGATCACCGTCCTGGAGGACGCCGGCCTCCTCCACCGGGACGCGGACGCCTTCCGCGAGAACCGCCCCACCTACCGGATCGCCGAACCGCTGATCGCCTTCTACCACGCCGTCATGCGCCCCGTCTGGGATCAGCTGGAGCGCCCCGGCAGCGCCGCCCGGGTCTGGCAGGCCAGTCGTCGCCGCTTCGTGAGCAACGTCCTCGGACCACACTTCGAGCAGGTCTGCCGCGAATGGACCCTGCACCACGCCGACCCCGAATGGCTGGGCGGCCTCCCTGCCCGCGTGGGCCACGGCGTGGTCCACGACGCCGCGACGCGCAAGGGCCACGAGGTCGACGTCGCGGTCGTGGGAATCCCGGAGGGCAGCGGCAAACCGCCGTTGCTGGCCATCGGCGAGGCCAAGTGGAACGACGAGACGGGCGGAGCCCGCGTCCAACGCCTGGCGCACGTACGCGACTTGATCACACGAGCGGGGCGCTACGACACCACCCGCACGCGGCTGCTGTGCTTCAGCGGGGCGGGCTTCAACGCAAAGGCCCGCGCGGCGGCGGACGGGTCGCGGGACGTGGGGCTCGTCGATCTGGCGATGCTGTACGGGAAGGTGTGA
- the pyk gene encoding pyruvate kinase, producing the protein MRRSKIVCTLGPAVDSYEQLKALIEAGMNVARFNFSHGTHADHEERYHRVRRASEDTGRAVGVLADLQGPKIRLETFAEGPVELVRGDEFTITTEDVAGDKSICGTTYKGLPQDVSKGDQVLINDGNVELRVVEVDGSQVKTIVVEGGVISDHKGINLPGAAVNVPALSEKDVEDLRFALRMGCDMVALSFVRDAADVKDVHKVMDEEGRRVPVIAKVEKPQAVDNMQDVVAAFDAVMVARGDLAVEYPLERVPMVQKRLIEMCRRNAKPVIVATQMMESMITNSRPTRAEASDVANAILDGADAVMLSAESSVGAYPIETVKTMSKIVSAAEEELLSKGLQPLVPGKKPRTQGGSVARAAAEIADFLGGKALIAFTQSGDTARRLSRYRAEQQILAFTTDQSTRNQLTLSWGVESFLVPFVETTDAMVDLVDAELLKLQRYNAGDVMIITAGSPPGVPGTTNMVRVHHLGGGERD; encoded by the coding sequence ATGCGCCGTTCCAAAATCGTCTGCACACTGGGCCCCGCCGTCGACTCATACGAGCAGCTGAAAGCGCTCATCGAGGCCGGTATGAACGTGGCCCGCTTCAACTTCAGCCACGGGACCCACGCCGACCATGAGGAGCGGTACCACCGCGTCCGCCGGGCGTCGGAGGACACCGGGCGCGCCGTGGGCGTGCTCGCCGACCTCCAGGGTCCCAAGATCCGCCTCGAGACTTTCGCCGAGGGACCGGTCGAGCTGGTCCGCGGCGACGAGTTCACCATCACCACGGAGGACGTCGCCGGCGACAAGTCCATCTGTGGGACCACGTACAAGGGTCTGCCGCAGGACGTCTCCAAGGGCGACCAGGTCCTGATCAACGACGGCAACGTCGAGCTGCGCGTCGTCGAGGTCGACGGCTCGCAGGTCAAGACGATCGTCGTCGAGGGCGGCGTCATCTCCGACCACAAGGGCATCAACCTGCCCGGCGCGGCGGTCAACGTCCCGGCCCTGTCCGAGAAGGACGTCGAGGACCTCCGCTTCGCGCTGCGCATGGGCTGCGACATGGTCGCCCTGTCCTTCGTCCGGGACGCGGCCGACGTCAAGGACGTCCACAAGGTGATGGACGAGGAGGGCCGCCGGGTCCCCGTCATCGCCAAGGTGGAGAAGCCGCAGGCGGTCGACAACATGCAGGACGTCGTCGCGGCGTTCGACGCGGTCATGGTGGCGCGCGGCGACCTGGCCGTCGAGTACCCGCTCGAGCGCGTCCCGATGGTGCAGAAGCGCCTCATCGAGATGTGCCGACGCAACGCCAAGCCGGTGATCGTGGCGACCCAGATGATGGAGTCGATGATCACCAACTCGCGCCCGACGCGCGCGGAGGCGTCCGACGTCGCCAACGCGATCCTGGACGGCGCGGACGCGGTCATGCTCTCCGCGGAGTCGTCGGTCGGCGCGTACCCGATCGAGACGGTCAAGACGATGTCGAAGATCGTCTCCGCGGCGGAGGAGGAGCTCCTCTCCAAGGGCCTCCAGCCGCTGGTCCCCGGCAAGAAGCCGCGCACCCAGGGCGGTTCGGTCGCCCGTGCGGCCGCCGAGATCGCGGACTTCCTGGGCGGCAAGGCCCTGATCGCCTTCACCCAGTCCGGCGACACGGCCCGCCGCCTCTCCCGCTACCGCGCCGAACAGCAGATCCTGGCCTTCACCACCGACCAGTCCACCCGCAACCAGCTGACACTGAGCTGGGGTGTGGAGTCCTTCCTGGTGCCGTTCGTCGAGACGACCGACGCGATGGTCGACCTGGTCGATGCGGAGCTGCTGAAGCTCCAGCGCTACAACGCGGGCGACGTCATGATCATCACGGCCGGTTCGCCTCCGGGCGTGCCCGGCACGACGAACATGGTCCGCGTCCACCACCTGGGCGGCGGCGAGCGCGACTGA
- a CDS encoding acetate kinase, which yields MTATRVLVLNSGSSSVKYQLLDMRDSSRLAVGLVERIGEATSRLVHTPPEGGGGRRERSGPIADHDAALKAVADELAHDGLGLDSPELAAIGHRVVHGGLRFSAPTVVTDEVLAEIERLVPVAPLHNPANITGIRTAQALRPDLPQVAVFDTAFHTTMPEAAARYAIDVDTADAHRIRRYGFHGTSHAYVSRATAALLGKDPSEVNVIVLHLGNGASASAVAGGRCVETSMGLTPLEGLVMGTRSGDIDPAVTFHLERVAGMSTDEIDALLNKKSGLVGLCGDNDMREIHRRMEEGDERARLAFDIYVHRLKKYIGAYYAILGRVDAVAFTAGVGENAVPVREAALADMEGLGLAVDTGLNAVRSGEARLISPEGARVAVAVVPTDEELEIARQTFELVM from the coding sequence ATGACCGCCACTCGCGTCCTCGTCCTCAACTCCGGCTCGTCGTCGGTGAAGTACCAGCTGCTCGACATGCGGGACTCGTCGCGGCTGGCGGTGGGGCTGGTCGAGCGGATCGGCGAGGCGACGTCCCGCCTCGTGCACACCCCTCCGGAGGGCGGCGGCGGCCGCCGCGAACGCTCGGGCCCGATCGCCGACCATGACGCGGCGCTCAAGGCGGTGGCCGACGAGCTGGCGCACGACGGTCTCGGTCTGGACTCCCCCGAACTCGCCGCGATCGGCCACCGCGTCGTGCACGGAGGTCTGCGGTTCAGCGCCCCGACGGTCGTCACGGACGAGGTGCTCGCGGAGATCGAGCGGCTCGTCCCGGTCGCGCCGCTGCACAACCCGGCGAACATCACCGGCATCCGTACGGCACAGGCGCTGCGACCGGACCTGCCGCAGGTCGCGGTCTTCGACACGGCCTTCCACACGACGATGCCGGAGGCGGCGGCCCGGTACGCGATCGACGTGGACACCGCGGACGCGCACCGCATCCGCCGCTACGGCTTCCACGGCACCTCGCACGCGTACGTCTCCCGGGCCACGGCCGCGCTGCTCGGCAAGGACCCGTCGGAGGTGAACGTCATCGTGCTGCACCTCGGCAACGGCGCGTCCGCCTCCGCCGTGGCCGGCGGCAGGTGCGTGGAGACCTCGATGGGGCTGACGCCCTTGGAGGGCCTGGTGATGGGTACGCGGTCCGGTGACATCGACCCGGCCGTGACGTTCCACCTCGAGCGGGTCGCCGGGATGAGCACGGACGAGATCGACGCGCTGCTCAACAAGAAGAGCGGTCTGGTGGGTCTGTGCGGGGACAACGACATGAGGGAGATCCACCGCCGCATGGAGGAGGGCGACGAGCGCGCACGGCTGGCATTCGACATCTACGTCCACCGGCTGAAGAAGTACATCGGGGCGTATTACGCGATTCTCGGCCGGGTGGACGCGGTGGCGTTCACGGCCGGCGTGGGCGAGAACGCGGTGCCCGTGCGGGAGGCGGCGCTCGCGGACATGGAGGGCCTCGGCCTCGCGGTGGACACCGGGCTGAACGCCGTACGGTCGGGCGAGGCGCGGCTGATCTCGCCCGAGGGCGCGCGGGTGGCGGTGGCTGTGGTACCGACGGACGAGGAACTCGAGATCGCACGTCAGACCTTCGAGCTGGTGATGTGA